Genomic window (Phycisphaeraceae bacterium):
GATTTGCAGCAGATCAGATAAGCGAGTTCGTCTCGATCATTAATCCGAACTCGTTCTCGGTGTCCTACACAATTACCGCATTCTTTGAGAACTCATCTCTAAGTCCCATCACTGTGGGGTCCGGCTCGATCGCAGCCGGTCACCGTAGCGGTGCCACGCTTTCCGACCGCTTCGCAGGCGGCTCCACGTCAGCCTCGCTTCCGGAGAACGCGCCATACTCACTCGTTATCAGTTCGACGGGCATGCTTGGTGCAACATTCGCTCATTACGACTTTGGCTTGTCATTAGGTGAGAGCTTTACAGGCGAAACCTCATCGACTTGGAGCTTCGCTCAGATCGAGCGGAATCCAGGGTCGGTGAACGACTTCATCGTGTTCTTCAATCCAAATACAACCGCAGCGGTTGTCACAATGAACGTGTATACCCTTAGCGGCGTGGTGAAGTTTGCAAAGACAGCTGCACCAAACTCACGTGGCGGATGGAGCATCAACGACATCAGCGTGTTGCCCGTGGGTACGTATGGTGTGACAGTCACATCTGAAGCTGCAAACAGTTCCAACCCGCATATTGGCGTGGTTGTCTCGCAGAGCCACTATGACACCGCTGCGAAGTCGGGATACTCACAACTGGGTGATTCGATGGGTGGAGCAACCGAAGGCGCAATCCCCGCGATTACCTTCTCCGATGATCTCATTCCCGAGATCCACATCTTCAACCCGAGCTCAAGTCCGGCCAGCGTCACGTTCAATGGTGATTACATCTCGTCAGGTCTGCCAAACTTTGTTCGTATCTTCAACGTCCAGCCTCGTTCTTCGCTGACGATCAGCGCATCGAATCTTGGTGTGGTGCAGAACCAGCCGATCGGTCTGACGTATTCGTCTTTGCTGCCGGTCACAGTCGATGTCATTGAAAGCCGCTCAAGCGACTCCAACGGCTCATTGGCAACAACACAACTCGCAACCGACTACTTCTTCGGTGATGGGTTCATTAACGCGGACAGTGCAGGTACAGTGTACCTTGAAACACTGAGCTTCTACAATCCGGACTCGATTGCATTACCGGTTTCGGTCAAGCTGTACTTCTCCGATGGCGCTGAGTTCACAACAACAGTGAATGTTGGTGCCAACAGCTTTGCACAGTTGAAACTCCACGACCTGCAGATCTTCCAGCAACGTGGCGGGTTGAACTTCTTCAGTATAGAGACATCTGCAGCCAGACCGTTTGCCGTGAACTTCGTCCATTACGATCTGTTCCTGGGCGGCGGTTTCGGCACCTCCGGTGCTCCGCTCGGATTGCAGACAGCACTCTCAAACATCTGACCCGCACACATCTGGGTATCGCAAGGGGCCGGTTTTCTCCAGCCCCTTGTTTTTTCGTCCTATCAAACTGACGAGCCACGCGATTGATTTTCCTGTGAATCATCCGATGAGATCGTGCTGAAGATTGAGTGCTGCTTAAGAAACGCGATCAGTTCGTGTCGCTGTTTCGACCAGAATGAATGACAGGGACACGCTCGATCGTCGGTGCATTCTGCGGTGCTGATCATGCACTGCGGTTGAATGACTGGATCATCAAGCGCGTCGCACACATCGTACAGAGTGATTGTTTCTGGTGTTTGAGCGAGTGCAACCCCACCACCAACACCTCGTTGCGTTGTCACCACACCCTTGCGTACAAGCTTCTGAATAATCTTGCTGAGATATGGTGCTGGCACATGCGCAGCCTCTGCGAGATCCCTGACCAGCATTGCCTGATCCGGGTCTCTCGCAAGCACTGTCAGCGCTTGCGTGGCGTACATGACACTTTGTGAAAGCACTCAACTAACTCCTCGTCTGATCGCGTCCCATATTCCGATATTTGCTGGGTATTCGTTGTGGTTTGCTTGACCATCGAACACGTATTGAGGATAATAAGATCTGAAGATCCTTTTGTCCACAATTGGTTCGAAAACCGTATTATTATCGCAAAAAGGGCATTTTCATGGCAATCGAAGCGACACACGACTCGATTGGGGCCCATGGCTCCACTTCAAATCCTGCTGCCGTGCATGGAATGGATGAGTTCGTTTACAACGATGCAATCGTCCGCAAGTTTGTCGCTGCGACG
Coding sequences:
- a CDS encoding Rrf2 family transcriptional regulator → MYATQALTVLARDPDQAMLVRDLAEAAHVPAPYLSKIIQKLVRKGVVTTQRGVGGGVALAQTPETITLYDVCDALDDPVIQPQCMISTAECTDDRACPCHSFWSKQRHELIAFLKQHSIFSTISSDDSQENQSRGSSV